Below is a genomic region from Halobacterium sp. CBA1132.
ACGCCCGGCGAGAGGTCGAGGCCGTCGATGACCGCGTGGGCCTCCTCGGGGCTGGCGAGGTCACGGAACTGCTTGCGGTCGCTCATCGGTGCGCCTCCCAGTTCTCGACGGCCACTGTCTCGCCGGCGTCGAAGCCCTCCGTCTGCTCGGGGACGACCACCCAGCCGTCAGCGAGCGCGACGCTGGAGAGCACGCCGCTCCCGCTCGCGCTCACCGGCGTCGCGACGCGCTCGTCGCCGCCCTCACCGAGACGAACGCGGGCGAACGTCCGCACGCCCGGTTCGGAGCGAATCTTTCCGTCGAGGCGCGCCCGCACGCTCGGCGGGTCGTCGACGGGCATCCCGCCGACGCGCTTGACTGCGGGCCGCAGGAACTGCACGGCGTTCACGATGCACGCGACGGGGTAGCCGGGCAGCATCACCACGAGCGTCCCCGCGACCTCGCCGAGTGCGACCGGGTGGCCGGGCCGCAGCGCGACGCCGTGAACGAACACCTCGCCGAGGTCGTCGACGACCTCCGGGATGAGGTCGCGCTCGCCGACCGACGACCCGCCCGTGGTCACGACGATGTCCGCGTCGACGTTGCCCTCCACGGCCGCCGCGAGCGCCGTCTCGTCGTCGGTGACGACATCGTGGTAGCGAGTGTTCGCACCCCATCGTTCCGTGAGCCGAGAGATAGTGAGACCGTTCGTCTCCACGACCTCGCCCGGTTCGGGGTCGTCCTGCACGAGTTCCTCGCCGGTCGGAACGACCGCGACTTCGGGGCGCTCGTAGACCTCGACCTCGCGCAGGCCGACGGACTTCAACAGCCCGAGGTCGGAGGGCCGGAGGCGGTGTCCGGGCTCGTAGAGCCGGTCGCCCGCCGCCACGTCCTCGCCGACCGGCGCGACGTTCTCGCCCTCGCCGACCGCCGAGAACACTTCCACGTCGCCGGCAGTGGTGTCGGTCTGCTCCACCATCACGACCGCGTTCGCCCACTCCGGGACCGCACTGCCCGTGTGGACGCGCTCGGCGTCGCCGTCGCGGAGGACCGCCGGCGAGCGGTCGCTCGCGCCGAACGTGTCCGGTGCGCGGACCGCGAACCCGTCCATCGCCGCGCGCCGGTAGTGCGGAACGTCCCGCTCGGCGGTGACGGCAGTCGCGACCGTCCGCCCGTCCGCGTCTTCGAGGGCGACGCGCTCGGTGCGGTCGTGGACCGCGACCCGGTCGAGGAGTCGCTCGCGCGCGGCCTCGACGCGTGTTCGTTCCTTGAAGCCGGCGTCGTGCCGGTCGTGTTCGGTCATGAGCGTGTGTTGGGTTGGGGTCGGGGTAAAGGCTGCGCGGCAGTCCAGCGGACTGCCGCGTTAATGCGAACGGCGAACGGAGTGAGCCGTGAGCAGCGCGGCGCGCCTGAGGCGCGCCGCGTTATTGCGAACGCGGAGCGCAGCGATGCGTGAGCAGGGTGGGCGCGCGTGCTCGACCGTAGGGAGAGCACGTTATGGCGAGCGGGGAGCGGAGCGACCCGCGAGCAGCGTGGCTGACCGAAGCGACCCGCGAGCAGCGCGACCGACCCGCGACCGGTCACCGACTCGCGACCGACCCGTGAACACCCCAGCGCACCCACCCCGACGACCGAACCACCCCACGAACCCGTCCAACAGCCCGAAAACCGGGCTTAATTCGGCTTAACCGTCGGTAATCCGGCGTGAGCGACTGCATCGTTGAATACCCCGGCGCCCTTCGAGTCGAGTGGCGGCAGACGTTCGCCGCCGGTCAGGGCACACTGAGCGTCACGGTGCGTCGCCGGACATCCCCCAATCCCCCTCGTCGTTGGCGACGCAGTTGGACCGCGCTACTCCCCCATCCGCGTGGTCCGCGTCAGAGTCTGTCAGGACGCCATCCGGTGTGTCGAAGCACAGCCGGTTTCGCGCGCTCGTCGTCGTCCCCCACTGCGAGCGCGCCCGTCCATCGTGGACGGTCCACTTCGTTTTCGCGGTCGTTCCCGCCGACGACCACCGGGTTTAACGCCGCGCCGACCCAACGCCGTTGTATGTCCCGCTTGCGCGAAGCACTGGGGAGCCTGCCCGACTCCGTGTTCGTCGACGTCCTAGAGAGTGACGACGCCTACGCGTTCGTCGTCGACGTGCCGGGAGCGACCGCGGACACCGTCGACGTCCGCATCGAGGGGCGGACGCTCGCGGTGGACGCGCGCCGCGAGAAGGACGTCCCTGCAGATTTCGACTACCGCAGCGAGGAGCGGTCGCTGTTCCTCGAATTGGAACTCCCGCTGCCGCCGAACGCCACCGACGAGGGGGCGTCCGCGAGCGTCGAGGACGGCGTGCTCGACGTCCAACTGCCCAAGCGCGGCGCCGACAGCCACACCGTACCCATCGAGGGGTAGACGAGTGGCGCTGTTCAGGGCGTACCGGCGGTTCGTCGTCGTGGTCTGGCAGTTCCTCCCGCTCGTGTGGGGGTACTTGCGTGACCGGCGGCGGTTCGTGTTGTTCGGCGGGAAGCGCCGCGTCACCGCAGAGATGCGGGTGGCGCGCGCCCGTCGACTGCTGGATTCGCTGTTGACGCTCGGGCCGACGTTCATCAAACTCGGGCAACTGTTGTCGACCCGGCCGGACGTGCTCCCGCCGGAGTACGTGGAGGTGCTGGCGGACCTCCAAGACCGCGTGCCGCCCGCGGATTACGAGGACGCGAAGGTCGTCCTGGAGGAGGAACTCGGGCCGGTCGACGAGCGCTTCGACGACTTCGACGCGGACGCCATCAGCGGCGCGAGCCTCGGCCAGGTGTACACCGCGAAGATAGACGGCGACGAGGTCGCGGTGAAGGTGCGGCGGCCCGACATCGAGGACCTCGTGGAGGCGGACCTACGCGTGATTCGGTGGACGCTGCCCGTGGTCGCGCGCTTCGTCGGGGAGTCGCGGGCGTTCAGCCTCCAGAACCTCGCCGACGAGTTCGCGAAGACCATCCGCGAGGAGATGGACTACGCCCGTGAAGCCGAGATGCTCACGGAGATTCGCGGGAACTTCGCCGACGAACCCGACATCGTGATTCCGTCCGTCTACGAGACGCACTCCAGCAGCCGCGTGCTCACGATGGAGTACATCCCGGGGACGAAAATCTCGAACGTGGCGGAACTGGACCGCCGCGGCGTCGACCGCTCGCAGGTCGCCGAAACCGTCGAGCGCGCGTACCTCCAGATGATAATCGAGGACGGCGTCTTCCACGCCGACCCGCACCCGGGGAACCTCGCGGTGCGGGACGACGGCGCAGTGGTGTTCTACGACTTCGGGATGAGCGGGCGCGTCGACGAGTTCGTCCAGTCGAAAATCGTCGACTTCTACGTCGCCGTCGCCAACCAGGACATCGACGCGATTCTGGACGCCCTCATCGAGATGGGGACGCTCTCCCCGGAGGCCGACCGCGCGACGATGGCGGACGTGATGGAACTCGCCATTCAGGACGCCCGCGGGGAGGACATCGAGACGTACCGCGTCCAGCAAATCGTCGGCCAGGTCGAGGACACCATCTACGAGTTCCCGCTTCGCCTGCCGTCGAACCTCGCGCTCGTGTTGCGGGTGGCGACCGTCGTAGAGGGCGTCTGTGTCACCCTCGACCCCGAGTTCGACTTCATCTCGGTGGCGACCGACTACCTCTCCGAGGAGGGCTACCGCGAGGAGTCGATTCGGCAGTTCGCCGAGGAGACGGCCGACCAGTTCCAGCAGGCCGCCCAGTCTGCGGTGCGCGTGCCGCCGAAGTTGGAGTCCGCGCTGGACCGCGTGGAGCGCGAGGACTTCCACGTGCGCGCGGACCTCGAAGACAGCGACGGCGTGGTCGACCGGCTGGCGCGCCGGGTGGTGCTCGGACTCACGTTCGCAACGAGCCTCCCCACGACGGCGTTCCTCTACGTGGAAGCCGACTTGCTCGCGGCCGGCGTCGTGGGCGCGTTCACGGCGGCGGTCGGCGTCGCCCTCTTCAAGTCGTTCCGGAAGCGCCGCGGGACGCTTGCGACTCCGCAGTTCACGCGGCAGAACCTCAGCGAGCGCCGCGAGGACTGACGCCGCCACCGGCCCTGTTTTGACGCTGCCGCGAGAACGCCGACTGTGGACGTCGACCCCTTCGAGTTGGAGCGGTGGTTCGCGGAGTACGAACACGACGCCGACGTGATGCTCGCGGAGAGCGGCGTGCGCAGCGTGCCCGCCGACCGCTTCGACACCGACCCCGGCGACCTCGGCTACGTCATCCCGACCGACGGCGCGCCCGACGTGCGCGAGGCGATTGCCGCGGACTACGGCCGGAGCGCCGACGAGGTGCTGTGTACCGTGGGCACCCAAGAGGCGAACTTTCTGGCGTTCCAGTCGCTGCTGTCGCCCGGCGACCACGCCGTCGTCGTCACGCCCACCTACCAGAGCCTCCACGCCGTCCCCGACTCCATCTGCGAC
It encodes:
- the glp gene encoding gephyrin-like molybdotransferase Glp, whose amino-acid sequence is MTEHDRHDAGFKERTRVEAARERLLDRVAVHDRTERVALEDADGRTVATAVTAERDVPHYRRAAMDGFAVRAPDTFGASDRSPAVLRDGDAERVHTGSAVPEWANAVVMVEQTDTTAGDVEVFSAVGEGENVAPVGEDVAAGDRLYEPGHRLRPSDLGLLKSVGLREVEVYERPEVAVVPTGEELVQDDPEPGEVVETNGLTISRLTERWGANTRYHDVVTDDETALAAAVEGNVDADIVVTTGGSSVGERDLIPEVVDDLGEVFVHGVALRPGHPVALGEVAGTLVVMLPGYPVACIVNAVQFLRPAVKRVGGMPVDDPPSVRARLDGKIRSEPGVRTFARVRLGEGGDERVATPVSASGSGVLSSVALADGWVVVPEQTEGFDAGETVAVENWEAHR
- a CDS encoding Hsp20/alpha crystallin family protein produces the protein MSRLREALGSLPDSVFVDVLESDDAYAFVVDVPGATADTVDVRIEGRTLAVDARREKDVPADFDYRSEERSLFLELELPLPPNATDEGASASVEDGVLDVQLPKRGADSHTVPIEG
- a CDS encoding AarF/ABC1/UbiB kinase family protein; this encodes MALFRAYRRFVVVVWQFLPLVWGYLRDRRRFVLFGGKRRVTAEMRVARARRLLDSLLTLGPTFIKLGQLLSTRPDVLPPEYVEVLADLQDRVPPADYEDAKVVLEEELGPVDERFDDFDADAISGASLGQVYTAKIDGDEVAVKVRRPDIEDLVEADLRVIRWTLPVVARFVGESRAFSLQNLADEFAKTIREEMDYAREAEMLTEIRGNFADEPDIVIPSVYETHSSSRVLTMEYIPGTKISNVAELDRRGVDRSQVAETVERAYLQMIIEDGVFHADPHPGNLAVRDDGAVVFYDFGMSGRVDEFVQSKIVDFYVAVANQDIDAILDALIEMGTLSPEADRATMADVMELAIQDARGEDIETYRVQQIVGQVEDTIYEFPLRLPSNLALVLRVATVVEGVCVTLDPEFDFISVATDYLSEEGYREESIRQFAEETADQFQQAAQSAVRVPPKLESALDRVEREDFHVRADLEDSDGVVDRLARRVVLGLTFATSLPTTAFLYVEADLLAAGVVGAFTAAVGVALFKSFRKRRGTLATPQFTRQNLSERRED